DNA from Dietzia lutea:
GGCCGTGCTCACCGGGGTCTGCTTCGGCCTCGGCGGCGTGACGTTCCAGACCATGCTGCGCAACCCGCTGGCCTCCCCGGACATCATCGGCATCAGCTCCGGCGCGAGCGCGGCGGCCGCGTTCGCGATCGTCGTGCTGGGACTGGGCGGCGCGCAGGTGTCGGCCTTCGCGATCGTCGCCGGCATCGCCGTCGCGCTGATCATCTACGCCCTGGCATACCGCGGCGGCGTGGCGGGGACTCGGCTCGTGCTCATCGGAATCGGGATCGCCGCCACCCTCAACGCGGTGACCGACTACGTCCTCAAGACCGCCCCGCAGTGGGAGCTGCAGGAGGCCATGCGCTGGCTCACCGGCAGCCTCAACGGCGCGTCGTGGGAGCAGGTCCGGCCCGTGCTCGTGGCGACCGTCGTGTTCGGCCCGGTTCTGCTGCTTCTCGCGCGCGACCTGGGCCTGCTCCGGCTGGGCGACGACACCGCCTCCGCGCTGGGCGTGCGCACCGAGCGCACGCGCATCGCGCTCATCATCGCCGCCGTGGCCCTCATCGCGTTCGCCACCTCGGCGGCCGGGCCGATCGCCTTCGTCGCGTTCCTCGCCGGGCCCATCGCCGCCCGCCTCGTCGGCCCGCACGGCTCGCCGCTCGTCCCGGCCGCGCTCGTGGGCGCCGTGCTGGTGCTGGCCGCGGACCTGGTCGGCCAGTTCGCGTTCGGCTCGCGCTACCCCGTGGGCGTCATCACCGGCGCCCTCGGCGCGCCGTACCTCATCTACCTCATCGCCCGCACCAACCGCACCGGAGGCTCGCTGTGACCGCCGACCACACCCTCGAGGCCACCGGGCTGAGCCTGTCCTACGGCGACCGCGCGGTCATCCGCGACCTGGACCTGGTCG
Protein-coding regions in this window:
- a CDS encoding FecCD family ABC transporter permease — encoded protein: MALLALVAVALFAATLMVGKTFYSPAEVWGVILGHDVDGATFTVGRLRLPRAVLAVLTGVCFGLGGVTFQTMLRNPLASPDIIGISSGASAAAAFAIVVLGLGGAQVSAFAIVAGIAVALIIYALAYRGGVAGTRLVLIGIGIAATLNAVTDYVLKTAPQWELQEAMRWLTGSLNGASWEQVRPVLVATVVFGPVLLLLARDLGLLRLGDDTASALGVRTERTRIALIIAAVALIAFATSAAGPIAFVAFLAGPIAARLVGPHGSPLVPAALVGAVLVLAADLVGQFAFGSRYPVGVITGALGAPYLIYLIARTNRTGGSL